In Streptomyces sp. NBC_00433, a single genomic region encodes these proteins:
- a CDS encoding alpha/beta hydrolase, translating into MLPPDFLTQLRDGARERRRTRPKGPEMAAVEDLTGPGGVPLRRYRPGGGGLPLLVFLHGGGFVFCDLDTHDRTCRRIARACDVDVLAVDYRLAPEHPHPAALDDAVAVLRQARPAAVAGDSAGGFLAAAACLALRDTGGPLPALQALICPNTDLTLTLPSITEKGTGHGLDADALAFFAASYVPDPAARAAASPLHAADLTGLPPALIVTAEHDALRDEGDAYAQRLAAAGVPVRHRREAGLPHGFIQGMDLTTPAAAAAHDRLFTDLHELIPRR; encoded by the coding sequence ATGCTGCCGCCCGACTTCCTCACGCAGTTGCGCGACGGCGCCCGCGAGCGTCGCCGCACCCGCCCCAAGGGGCCGGAAATGGCCGCCGTCGAGGACCTCACGGGTCCCGGCGGGGTGCCGCTGCGCCGCTACCGGCCCGGGGGCGGCGGGCTGCCGCTGCTGGTCTTCCTGCACGGCGGCGGCTTCGTCTTCTGCGACCTGGACACCCACGACCGCACCTGCCGCCGTATCGCCCGCGCCTGCGACGTCGACGTACTGGCCGTCGACTACCGGCTCGCGCCCGAGCACCCGCACCCCGCCGCGCTGGACGACGCCGTCGCCGTACTGCGCCAGGCACGGCCCGCCGCCGTCGCCGGGGACAGCGCGGGCGGCTTCCTCGCGGCCGCCGCCTGCCTCGCCCTGCGCGACACCGGCGGCCCGCTGCCCGCCCTCCAGGCGCTGATCTGCCCCAACACCGACCTGACCCTCACCCTGCCGTCGATCACCGAGAAGGGCACCGGACACGGCCTCGACGCCGACGCGCTCGCCTTCTTCGCCGCGTCCTACGTCCCCGACCCGGCCGCCCGCGCCGCCGCGAGCCCCCTGCACGCCGCCGACCTCACCGGCCTGCCGCCCGCCCTGATCGTCACCGCCGAGCACGACGCCCTGCGCGACGAGGGCGACGCCTACGCCCAGCGCCTCGCCGCCGCCGGCGTCCCCGTACGCCACCGCCGCGAAGCCGGCCTTCCCCATGGCTTCATCCAGGGCATGGACCTCACCACCCCGGCCGCCGCCGCGGCCCACGACCGCCTCTTCACCGACCTCCACGAACTGATCCCGCGCCGCTGA
- a CDS encoding SCO5918 family protein, with translation MRCVIARFSFDLIKDEVEKSMSGVKPEAVTEASVTIGRKQYPIKQVGAIITGQDRRDFTSTEVVRALTRLGFTCHPAPTTTPTL, from the coding sequence ATGCGCTGCGTCATCGCCCGCTTCTCTTTCGACCTCATCAAGGACGAGGTCGAGAAGTCCATGAGCGGGGTCAAGCCGGAGGCGGTCACCGAGGCGTCCGTGACCATCGGCCGCAAGCAGTACCCGATCAAGCAGGTCGGCGCGATCATCACCGGCCAGGACCGCCGCGACTTCACCTCCACCGAGGTCGTCCGCGCCCTGACCCGCCTCGGCTTCACCTGCCACCCGGCCCCCACGACGACGCCGACCCTCTGA
- a CDS encoding DEAD/DEAH box helicase, protein MNRQARDTDRYSRTSRGARGAGGTRGSGGSGSGSGGARGGGYGRGGGGGSQRSGSRPGGGAARQGEFAMPVTITPALPAVAAFAELPIPLPVLKVLTAQGVTEPFPIQAATLPNTLAGRDVLGRGRTGSGKTLAFGLALLVRTSEVGRKAEPRRPLGLVLVPTRELAQQVTDALTPYARTLQLRLTTVVGGMSIGRQTTALRRGADIVIATPGRLADLIERGDCRLDEVGITVLDEADQMADMGFMPQVTKLLDQVRPQGQRMLFSATLDRNVDLLVRRYLHDPVVHSVDPAAGAVTTMAHHVLHVHDADKYATTTEIAARDGRVLLFLDTKHAVDRLTTHLLNSGVRAAALHGGKSQPQRTRTLARFKTGDVTALVATNVAARGIHIDDLDLVVNIDPPSDHKDYLHRGGRTARAGESGSVVTLVLPHQRREMARLMAAAGITPEVTQVRSGEAELSRITGAQAPSGVPVPPTPAPASAASARPARSSRPGWRPARRRS, encoded by the coding sequence ATGAATCGTCAGGCTCGTGACACCGATCGATATTCCAGGACCTCGCGCGGAGCGCGCGGAGCAGGCGGTACGCGCGGCTCCGGCGGCTCGGGCTCGGGCTCGGGCGGCGCCCGCGGCGGCGGCTACGGCCGCGGTGGCGGCGGCGGCTCGCAGCGTTCCGGCTCCCGCCCCGGCGGCGGCGCCGCACGGCAGGGCGAATTCGCCATGCCGGTCACCATCACCCCGGCGCTGCCGGCGGTCGCGGCCTTCGCCGAGCTGCCGATACCCCTCCCGGTGCTGAAGGTCCTCACCGCCCAGGGCGTGACGGAGCCCTTCCCGATCCAGGCGGCCACCCTGCCCAACACCCTCGCCGGGCGCGACGTGCTCGGCCGGGGCCGTACGGGCTCCGGCAAGACGCTGGCCTTCGGGCTCGCGCTGCTGGTCCGCACCTCCGAGGTCGGCCGCAAGGCCGAGCCGCGCCGGCCCCTCGGCCTGGTCCTGGTCCCGACCAGGGAACTGGCCCAGCAGGTCACCGACGCCCTCACGCCGTACGCGCGCACGCTGCAGCTGCGGCTCACCACCGTGGTCGGCGGCATGTCCATCGGCCGCCAGACGACGGCGCTGCGCCGCGGCGCCGACATCGTGATCGCCACGCCCGGACGGCTCGCCGACCTGATCGAACGCGGCGACTGCCGGCTGGACGAGGTCGGCATCACCGTCCTGGACGAGGCCGACCAGATGGCCGACATGGGCTTCATGCCGCAGGTCACCAAGCTGCTGGACCAGGTACGCCCGCAGGGGCAGCGGATGCTGTTCTCCGCGACCCTGGACCGCAACGTGGACCTGCTGGTCAGGCGCTACCTGCACGACCCGGTCGTGCACTCCGTCGACCCGGCGGCCGGCGCGGTCACCACGATGGCGCACCACGTGCTGCACGTGCACGACGCCGACAAGTACGCCACCACCACGGAGATCGCCGCCCGCGACGGCCGGGTGCTGCTCTTCCTGGACACCAAGCACGCGGTGGACCGGCTCACCACGCACCTGCTCAACAGCGGAGTGCGGGCCGCGGCCCTGCACGGCGGCAAGTCCCAGCCGCAGCGCACCCGTACGCTGGCCCGCTTCAAGACCGGCGACGTCACGGCGCTGGTCGCCACCAACGTGGCGGCCCGCGGCATCCACATCGACGACCTCGACCTGGTCGTCAACATCGATCCGCCCAGCGACCACAAGGACTACCTCCACCGCGGCGGGCGTACCGCCCGTGCGGGCGAGTCGGGCAGCGTGGTCACCCTGGTGCTGCCGCACCAGCGCCGGGAGATGGCCCGGCTGATGGCCGCGGCCGGCATCACCCCCGAGGTCACGCAGGTCCGCTCCGGCGAGGCGGAGCTGTCGCGCATCACCGGCGCGCAGGCCCCGTCCGGCGTCCCGGTGCCTCCCACCCCGGCACCCGCGTCCGCCGCTTCCGCCCGGCCGGCCCGCTCCTCCCGCCCGGGGTGGCGCCCCGCACGCCGAAGGTCCTGA